One part of the Microbacterium aurugineum genome encodes these proteins:
- a CDS encoding threonine/serine exporter family protein, producing the protein MSARSRRPLLTSVRRLLHTDPSAVAATEAMPVIDERTVPRVLDLATRIGESMFAVGASAHEVTLAIIRVCDAYGMKGVQVDVTYNSITVSFHLSGEVWPETLVRVVRVTAPDHAKLQRVQALVADIDDGLDLESARATFRAIRRVPFRYQQPVVIVARALLAVGVSIMLGASPIIVALTFVAALCAALTQAALARIRVPLFFSQIAGGFVTTGVAVAVSALGAAGVEPFVGIRPSIIVASGIVLMLAGLTVVGAAQDAIDGFALTAGGRILDLTMQTLGVVIGILVGLELGSVLGFTMDLPDDPAPFGPLLNQFAGAIIVAIAVAVFNGAGIRIILVSALLSAVTLAGYSASIALNLHPAAASAVGALLASFLGMLIARNLHVPSVAVTTAAIVPLVPGVAVFQGLLEMVHAAGTSTGMLYAGGSLIDAAVIGIGLASGASLGLYLGTPLRATLASVAKTRARVRR; encoded by the coding sequence ATGTCCGCGAGATCCCGCCGGCCGCTGCTCACGTCGGTGCGCCGCCTGCTGCACACCGATCCCTCGGCCGTCGCGGCCACCGAGGCGATGCCCGTCATCGACGAACGCACGGTACCGCGGGTGCTGGACCTTGCGACCCGTATCGGCGAGTCGATGTTCGCGGTCGGGGCCTCCGCGCACGAGGTGACGCTCGCGATCATCCGCGTGTGCGACGCCTATGGGATGAAGGGCGTCCAGGTCGACGTCACCTACAACTCGATCACGGTCTCGTTCCACCTGAGCGGCGAGGTCTGGCCGGAGACACTGGTCCGCGTGGTGCGGGTGACGGCTCCGGACCACGCGAAGCTCCAGCGGGTGCAGGCCCTGGTGGCGGACATCGACGACGGACTCGACCTCGAATCCGCGCGCGCGACGTTCCGGGCGATCCGACGGGTGCCCTTCCGCTATCAGCAGCCGGTGGTCATCGTCGCGCGGGCTCTGCTCGCCGTCGGGGTGAGCATCATGCTCGGCGCCTCCCCGATCATCGTCGCTCTCACCTTCGTCGCGGCGCTCTGCGCGGCGCTGACCCAGGCGGCTCTCGCCAGGATCCGGGTCCCGTTGTTCTTCAGCCAGATCGCCGGTGGCTTCGTGACGACCGGGGTGGCGGTCGCCGTGTCGGCTCTCGGCGCCGCGGGGGTCGAACCCTTCGTCGGCATCCGCCCGTCCATCATCGTGGCCTCCGGTATCGTGCTGATGCTCGCCGGACTCACCGTGGTCGGGGCGGCGCAGGACGCGATCGACGGCTTCGCGCTCACCGCCGGCGGACGCATCCTCGACCTCACGATGCAGACGCTCGGGGTCGTGATCGGGATCCTCGTGGGCCTCGAGCTGGGCAGTGTCCTGGGCTTCACGATGGACCTCCCCGACGACCCCGCGCCGTTCGGCCCGCTGCTGAACCAGTTCGCCGGTGCGATCATCGTCGCCATCGCGGTCGCCGTGTTCAACGGCGCCGGGATCCGGATCATCCTGGTGAGCGCACTGCTCAGTGCCGTCACGCTCGCGGGGTATTCGGCATCCATCGCCCTGAACCTGCATCCCGCGGCGGCGAGCGCGGTCGGCGCACTGCTGGCGAGTTTCCTCGGCATGCTGATCGCCCGCAACCTGCACGTGCCGTCCGTCGCGGTGACGACCGCGGCGATCGTCCCCCTCGTCCCCGGTGTGGCCGTGTTCCAGGGTCTGCTCGAGATGGTCCACGCGGCCGGCACCTCGACCGGGATGCTGTACGCCGGAGGTTCGCTCATCGATGCTGCGGTGATCGGCATCGGTCTCGCCTCCGGAGCCTCCCTCGGGTTGTACCTGGGCACTCCGTTGCGCGCGACCCTCGCCAGCGTCGCGAAGACGCGCGCCCGCGTCCGCCGCTGA
- a CDS encoding beta-xylosidase/alpha-l-arabinosidase produces the protein MDVLSPTPHPQLSARVASLLDQMTLEEKQAQLVGFWVDQGNELVAPMAGEKRTSTRYEEATAHGIGHLTRVYGTRPVEPIERASWLWGEQARLQRETRLGIPALVHEECLTGLAAWKAATFPTPLAWGASFDPDLVEQVGRAIGSSMRTLGIHQGLAPVLDVIRDPRWGRVDECIAEDPLLVGTVGTAYVRGMQAEGVHATLKHFVGYSASRAGRNHAPVSAGRREVEDVLLPPFEMAVRDGGVRSVMNSYSDIDGVPVAADPYYLDEVLRGRWGFDGVVVSDYFAVDFLRTMHHVAADSAQAAALALTAGIDVELPSPDAYTTLAAQVRDGSLPESILDRAVGRVLTQKEELGLLDADFTDPPREVDLDSPEHRGLARRLAEESLVLLSNDDILPLDPSASPRIAVIGPNADSAEALMGCYSFVNHVLAHHPDVPAGIALPSVLDALRAELPSATITHAVGCEVDGEDRSGFPSAIAQATEADVAIVVIGDRAGLFGRGTVGEGNDVDSLDLPGVQRALVESIVATGTPVVVVALTGRPYALGWALPPRATAAGTNAGLGSVNSPAPAGRTSPTEQPPLPAAVLYGFFPGEEGGSAIAAVLSGRVSPSGRLPVSLPRSAGAQPYSYLHAALGGRTDVTSVDPTPVRPFGFGLAYTTFEHRDLRADETVTAGQTFQVTVRVRNVGSREGTDVVQLYAHDEVASVARPVAQLVDFRRVSLAPGAEQVIEFAVPTERLAFTGLDGVRRVEPGRIRLWVGSACDDVETSATIDITPAP, from the coding sequence ATGGATGTGCTCTCCCCCACCCCCCACCCTCAGCTCTCCGCACGCGTGGCGAGCCTCCTGGACCAGATGACGCTGGAGGAGAAGCAGGCGCAACTCGTCGGCTTCTGGGTCGACCAGGGCAACGAACTCGTCGCCCCGATGGCCGGCGAGAAGCGGACGTCCACCCGCTACGAGGAGGCGACGGCTCACGGGATCGGTCACCTGACCCGCGTCTACGGCACGCGCCCCGTCGAGCCCATCGAGCGGGCGAGCTGGTTGTGGGGTGAGCAGGCGCGGCTGCAGCGGGAGACCCGGTTGGGGATCCCCGCTCTCGTGCACGAGGAGTGCCTGACCGGGCTCGCCGCGTGGAAGGCCGCGACCTTCCCGACGCCGCTCGCGTGGGGAGCGTCCTTCGACCCGGATCTGGTCGAACAGGTCGGGCGAGCGATCGGATCGTCGATGCGTACCCTCGGGATCCATCAGGGTCTCGCGCCGGTGCTGGATGTGATCCGCGACCCGCGGTGGGGACGCGTCGACGAGTGCATCGCCGAGGACCCGCTGCTGGTCGGAACCGTCGGAACCGCCTATGTGCGCGGCATGCAGGCGGAAGGCGTGCACGCCACGCTCAAGCATTTCGTGGGGTACTCCGCCTCTCGCGCCGGCCGCAACCACGCTCCGGTGTCCGCCGGTCGTCGCGAGGTGGAGGACGTGCTCCTTCCGCCGTTCGAGATGGCGGTGCGGGACGGCGGCGTGCGCAGCGTCATGAACTCCTACAGCGATATCGACGGCGTGCCGGTCGCCGCGGATCCGTACTACCTCGATGAGGTGCTGCGCGGACGCTGGGGGTTCGACGGAGTCGTGGTGTCCGACTACTTCGCCGTCGATTTCCTGCGCACCATGCATCATGTCGCCGCCGACTCCGCCCAGGCGGCCGCGCTCGCGCTCACCGCGGGAATCGATGTGGAGCTGCCCTCCCCCGACGCGTACACGACGCTCGCCGCACAGGTGCGCGACGGGTCTCTGCCGGAGAGCATCCTGGATCGGGCCGTCGGGCGCGTGCTCACGCAGAAGGAGGAGCTGGGCTTGCTGGACGCGGACTTCACCGATCCGCCGCGCGAGGTCGACCTGGATTCGCCCGAGCATCGTGGACTCGCCCGCCGTCTGGCCGAGGAGTCGCTCGTCCTCCTGAGCAACGACGACATCCTCCCGCTCGATCCGTCCGCGTCGCCACGTATCGCGGTCATCGGACCGAATGCCGACAGCGCCGAGGCGTTGATGGGGTGCTACTCCTTCGTCAACCACGTGCTCGCCCACCACCCCGACGTACCCGCCGGCATCGCGCTGCCGAGCGTGCTCGACGCGCTCCGCGCGGAGCTCCCCTCGGCGACGATCACCCACGCCGTCGGCTGCGAGGTCGACGGCGAGGACCGCAGCGGTTTCCCCTCGGCGATCGCGCAGGCCACCGAGGCCGACGTCGCGATCGTCGTGATCGGCGACCGTGCCGGGCTGTTCGGACGCGGCACCGTCGGCGAGGGTAACGACGTCGACTCCCTCGACCTCCCCGGCGTGCAGCGCGCGCTCGTCGAGTCGATCGTCGCCACCGGCACCCCGGTGGTGGTCGTCGCTCTCACCGGCCGCCCCTATGCCCTGGGCTGGGCGCTCCCGCCACGGGCGACCGCTGCCGGGACGAACGCGGGTCTCGGATCGGTCAATTCCCCCGCGCCGGCCGGCCGGACATCGCCGACGGAGCAGCCTCCCCTGCCGGCCGCCGTCCTGTACGGGTTCTTCCCCGGGGAGGAAGGAGGCTCGGCGATCGCCGCCGTGCTGAGCGGACGCGTGTCCCCGTCCGGTCGCCTGCCGGTGTCCCTGCCGAGATCCGCCGGCGCGCAACCGTACTCTTACCTGCACGCCGCCCTCGGAGGACGCACCGATGTGACGAGCGTCGATCCGACGCCCGTGCGTCCCTTCGGATTCGGGCTCGCCTACACGACGTTCGAGCACCGGGACCTGAGGGCTGACGAGACCGTGACCGCGGGGCAGACGTTCCAGGTCACCGTGCGCGTGCGCAACGTGGGCTCCCGCGAGGGCACCGACGTCGTGCAGCTCTACGCGCACGACGAGGTCGCAAGCGTGGCCCGCCCCGTCGCGCAGCTGGTCGACTTCCGCCGGGTGTCCCTGGCACCGGGTGCGGAACAGGTCATCGAGTTCGCGGTCCCCACCGAGCGCCTCGCCTTCACCGGCCTGGACGGCGTGCGACGCGTGGAGCCGGGGCGCATCCGACTCTGGGTCGGGTCGGCCTGCGACGACGTCGAGACCTCCGCCACGATCGACATCACCCCTGCTCCCTGA